Proteins from a genomic interval of Halomonas alkaliantarctica:
- a CDS encoding ATP-binding protein, whose amino-acid sequence MAHLLRIVMIHGHLEGVVELSVDGHTNICGTNASGKTTLQRLVPVFYGELPNKVVPKTRMKFDAFYLPHRNSYLVYEYRREAGNICQAVLTRKAEGGVEYRFVGAPYQPEDYLVESDAGVAALDYTQWASGLRRNGTPVSPKLGATSEFRSVIQNDFTQLHGNSRDGLKLRQIAAQFSLVKPERRIRHIEKLVSAVHAKEGKMDTLKTMLAAIFEEDGVELPVTRIRNTKAREWIAQMRQSMRLEPLQASLARLAGIDRELADLDATLWQLKPQLEDDRQRAERQMADLDAELARHQREFQQRESDYSEARDKLNDRHSEVVSDLQQTQRRLNDLQTQYEQYADADMPALERDINALPQWRDQYEELKKHLQLLQDKFKESQARLDGRLRELSEALARQTRESQELIDALVEEKALRREQQWASEQQLNERYQQERQRLEGEYQAQLELGVEQLAELKAQLSLSTQTAEEASEAELAQARLDQAQQERNASAATLDGLRREFESRKRERDSAEQQLVQLRQQLERAEQRCYALYQQRDPEQGSLRHFLRYHRPGWEQQLGKVIAPELLERRDLAPQLAEGASDDLFGLALDLSAIALPDYAQDEASLLAAIEEADTAKRRVQTESQAAEKSLKQHNERVQQADEAQDQGRMAHKRAEQEVEFAIEARRQQQERHTKRQQERRAAHQTALARQEQAQTELREEKQQALAALSETHQSQLLELKADGQSQVDSLEAQLRQYKQQLSDANAEHQRQREELEEAFSQELAEQGVDPAKLKETKARLASQDERIRVTAARQDELTEYTRFMRVEWGQHKPQLVAQEAELEQAEQKLQRDKEHLKNDFQAARKTHQSTVSTLKTQRESEYACLEALKPLLTQLESLAIEPDGQVPGTPLGDVDERIERARQALGNRHQLIEQLRRGCLEVESQLIKDASSGFAEALESERSKLQSDNPRLQLPLLRDMLKLLEDQQQQLIQEGRNLSDDLDKFFTVFRDLNRRISAQSRRLSEEVADDLRLEGITKAEVRIQSTIDELGFWEPLKLFAQRYKEWRESGQTLPSDDYLNALADVVDLLRSDQQYSFESLLRLELHLNEGGTDLVIKNDRQLLESSSHGMAYLILCKFLLAFTRLLRGDAEIAIHWPIDEIGTLAYHNVEKLFDACDSNRIHIVGAFPNPESDVLLLFANRYLIDRDEANPNKRVLKRIEPRLSRLAERLQERQQEVTV is encoded by the coding sequence ATGGCCCACCTGCTACGCATCGTGATGATTCACGGCCACCTGGAAGGGGTGGTTGAACTGAGTGTGGACGGTCACACCAATATTTGCGGCACCAACGCCTCCGGTAAAACCACGCTACAGCGTCTGGTACCGGTGTTCTACGGCGAATTACCCAACAAGGTCGTGCCCAAGACGCGCATGAAGTTCGATGCATTCTACCTGCCCCACCGCAACAGCTACCTGGTGTACGAGTACCGCCGCGAAGCGGGCAATATCTGCCAGGCAGTGCTGACCCGCAAGGCAGAGGGCGGGGTGGAGTACCGTTTTGTCGGCGCGCCCTACCAGCCGGAAGACTATCTGGTGGAGAGCGATGCAGGCGTGGCGGCGCTGGATTACACCCAGTGGGCCAGCGGCCTGCGGCGCAACGGCACGCCGGTCTCGCCCAAGCTGGGCGCGACCTCTGAATTCCGCTCGGTGATCCAGAACGACTTTACCCAACTGCACGGCAACAGCCGCGACGGCCTGAAGCTGCGCCAGATCGCGGCGCAGTTCAGCTTGGTTAAACCCGAGCGGCGCATCCGTCATATCGAAAAGCTGGTCTCGGCGGTGCACGCCAAAGAGGGCAAGATGGACACCCTCAAAACCATGCTGGCGGCGATTTTCGAAGAGGACGGCGTTGAACTGCCGGTCACCCGCATTCGCAACACCAAGGCGCGGGAGTGGATTGCCCAAATGCGCCAATCCATGCGCCTGGAACCGCTGCAGGCCTCGCTGGCCCGGCTCGCCGGTATCGACCGTGAACTCGCTGATCTGGATGCCACGCTGTGGCAACTGAAGCCCCAACTGGAAGATGACCGCCAGCGGGCCGAGCGCCAAATGGCCGATCTGGATGCCGAACTGGCCCGCCACCAGCGAGAATTCCAGCAGCGGGAGAGTGACTATAGTGAGGCGCGGGATAAGCTGAACGACCGCCACAGCGAAGTGGTCAGCGATTTACAGCAGACCCAGCGCCGCCTCAACGACCTGCAAACCCAGTACGAGCAATACGCTGATGCGGATATGCCTGCCCTGGAGCGCGACATCAACGCGCTGCCCCAGTGGCGGGATCAGTACGAAGAGCTAAAGAAACATTTGCAGCTTCTTCAGGATAAGTTCAAGGAAAGCCAGGCGCGCCTGGACGGTCGGCTGCGCGAGCTTTCCGAGGCGCTGGCCCGCCAGACCCGTGAGTCCCAGGAACTGATCGATGCTCTGGTCGAAGAGAAAGCCCTGCGCCGTGAACAGCAGTGGGCGTCCGAACAGCAGCTCAACGAACGCTACCAACAGGAGCGCCAACGCCTGGAGGGCGAGTATCAGGCGCAGCTGGAACTCGGCGTCGAGCAGCTAGCCGAACTGAAAGCGCAGCTCTCGCTTTCGACCCAGACCGCCGAAGAGGCTTCCGAGGCGGAGCTTGCCCAGGCGCGCCTTGATCAGGCCCAGCAGGAGCGCAACGCATCGGCTGCTACCCTGGATGGCCTGCGCCGGGAGTTTGAAAGCCGCAAACGCGAGCGCGACAGTGCCGAACAGCAGCTGGTGCAGCTTCGCCAGCAGTTGGAGCGCGCCGAGCAGCGCTGCTACGCACTCTATCAACAGCGCGACCCGGAGCAGGGCAGCCTGCGCCACTTTCTGCGCTACCACCGCCCCGGCTGGGAGCAGCAGTTAGGTAAGGTGATTGCGCCGGAACTACTGGAACGGCGAGACCTTGCCCCGCAGCTGGCGGAAGGCGCAAGCGATGACTTGTTCGGGCTGGCGCTGGATCTTTCCGCCATTGCCCTGCCGGATTACGCCCAGGATGAAGCCAGCCTGCTGGCTGCTATCGAAGAAGCGGACACCGCCAAACGGCGGGTGCAAACGGAGAGCCAGGCCGCCGAGAAATCGCTCAAACAGCATAACGAGCGGGTGCAGCAGGCCGATGAAGCCCAGGATCAGGGCCGCATGGCCCACAAGCGCGCCGAGCAGGAAGTCGAGTTTGCGATAGAGGCCCGCCGCCAGCAGCAGGAGCGCCACACCAAGCGCCAGCAGGAGCGCCGCGCCGCGCATCAAACTGCATTAGCCCGCCAGGAGCAGGCGCAAACCGAGCTGCGCGAAGAGAAGCAGCAGGCGCTCGCCGCCCTCAGCGAGACCCACCAAAGCCAGTTGCTGGAGCTAAAAGCCGACGGCCAGAGCCAGGTGGATAGCCTGGAGGCCCAGCTGCGCCAGTATAAGCAGCAGTTGAGCGATGCCAATGCCGAACACCAGCGCCAGCGCGAGGAACTGGAAGAGGCCTTTAGCCAGGAGCTGGCCGAGCAGGGCGTCGACCCCGCCAAGCTAAAAGAGACCAAGGCGCGGCTGGCCAGCCAGGATGAACGCATCCGCGTCACCGCCGCCCGCCAGGATGAACTCACCGAATACACCCGCTTTATGCGTGTGGAGTGGGGGCAGCACAAGCCGCAGCTGGTCGCCCAAGAGGCAGAGCTGGAGCAGGCGGAGCAAAAGCTGCAGCGCGATAAAGAGCACCTGAAAAACGACTTTCAGGCAGCGCGTAAAACCCACCAAAGCACGGTCAGCACGCTGAAAACCCAGCGGGAGAGCGAATACGCCTGCCTGGAAGCCCTGAAGCCGCTACTCACCCAACTGGAAAGCTTGGCGATTGAGCCCGACGGCCAGGTGCCCGGCACGCCACTGGGCGATGTGGACGAGCGCATCGAGCGCGCCCGCCAGGCGCTGGGTAATCGCCACCAGCTCATCGAGCAGCTGCGCCGTGGCTGCCTGGAAGTCGAAAGCCAACTGATCAAGGACGCCAGCAGCGGCTTCGCCGAAGCGCTGGAGAGCGAACGCAGCAAGCTGCAAAGCGACAACCCGCGCCTACAGCTGCCGCTACTGCGCGACATGCTCAAACTGCTCGAAGATCAACAGCAGCAGCTGATTCAGGAAGGCCGCAACCTAAGCGACGACCTGGATAAGTTCTTCACCGTGTTCCGCGATCTGAACCGCCGCATCAGCGCCCAGAGCCGCCGGCTCTCTGAAGAGGTCGCCGATGACCTGCGCTTGGAAGGCATCACCAAGGCCGAAGTGCGCATCCAGTCCACCATCGATGAACTGGGCTTCTGGGAGCCGCTGAAGCTGTTCGCCCAGCGCTATAAAGAGTGGCGCGAATCCGGCCAGACGCTGCCCAGCGACGACTACCTCAACGCCCTGGCGGACGTGGTCGATTTGCTGCGCAGCGACCAGCAGTACAGCTTCGAAAGCCTGCTACGCCTGGAGCTGCACCTGAACGAAGGCGGCACCGATTTGGTGATCAAAAACGACCGCCAGCTGCTGGAGTCCTCCAGCCACGGCATGGCGTATCTGATTCTGTGCAAGTTCCTGCTCGCCTTTACCCGCCTGCTGCGCGGCGATGCGGAAATCGCCATTCACTGGCCCATCGATGAGATTGGCACCCTGGCGTACCACAACGTCGAAAAACTGTTCGACGCCTGCGACAGCAACCGCATTCATATCGTCGGCGCGTTCCCCAACCCCGAGTCCGATGTGTTGCTGCTGTTCGCCAACCGCTACCTGATCGACCGCGATGAGGCCAACCCCAACAAGCGGGTGTTAAAACGCATCGAACCACGGCTAAGCCGCCTGGCCGAGCGGCTCCAGGAACGTCAGCAGGAGGTGACGGTATGA
- a CDS encoding GntR family transcriptional regulator, with the protein MALPTAAPRAFIQQQNLVEQVADFLTQAIIQQHFLPGERLSEVQLSRDLGVSRAPVREAARLLESRGLLISKPRRGFFVRALNAVELEDVFDLRLCLERHAIQRLAERYTPDAQRALKQQVEVLCEAAASNDGTRRIEEDLQFHRLMLHYAGNERLLRAFDDLTHELRLCITLITKTHEAPDTIATSHFKLLDALDSGSPDACREAIDYHIGVARKFVVKGVGETGDGSDEG; encoded by the coding sequence ATGGCCTTACCAACGGCGGCTCCCAGGGCCTTTATCCAGCAGCAAAATCTCGTTGAGCAAGTGGCTGACTTCTTAACCCAAGCGATTATTCAGCAACACTTTTTACCCGGCGAACGGCTTTCTGAAGTGCAGCTCTCCCGCGACTTGGGTGTGAGCCGGGCACCGGTTCGCGAGGCCGCTCGTTTGTTGGAAAGCCGCGGTTTATTGATCTCAAAACCGCGCCGGGGCTTCTTTGTAAGAGCGTTGAATGCCGTTGAACTCGAAGACGTATTTGATTTGCGGCTGTGCCTGGAACGTCACGCGATTCAGCGCCTGGCCGAGCGCTATACGCCCGATGCCCAGCGCGCGCTCAAGCAGCAGGTAGAGGTGCTATGTGAGGCGGCAGCCAGTAACGATGGCACCCGTCGCATTGAAGAAGATCTGCAGTTTCACCGCCTCATGCTGCATTACGCGGGTAACGAGCGGCTGTTGCGTGCCTTTGACGACCTGACCCATGAGCTGCGCCTGTGCATCACCCTCATTACCAAAACCCACGAAGCCCCCGATACCATCGCCACCAGCCACTTTAAGCTGCTTGACGCGCTGGATAGTGGTAGCCCTGACGCTTGCCGTGAGGCGATTGACTACCACATAGGCGTAGCCCGCAAATTCGTGGTGAAGGGTGTAGGCGAAACCGGAGATGGTTCTGATGAAGGATAG
- a CDS encoding ABC transporter permease yields the protein MVYARLIAMRLFKAVIVLFLIVIFNFLLIQMAPGDPAAILAGQAGAADQEFLNQLRERFGLDQPMYVQLWRYVSGIAMLDFGYSYRLGVPVFDLIMDRLPATLLLTGTAFVLSLVLGIVAGSMAAARVKKPSGSIIMALALVFYATPLFWVALMSVVVFSVYLGWLPAYGLYTVGADHTGFALMLDVAQHLVLPATTLALFFMAIYTRMTRTSMLDAAQQDYVKTARAKGLKPSIIQRRHVLRNALLPIITLAGLQAGQMVGGAILTETVFAWPGIGRLMFEALEQRDYNLLLGIFFFSAALVIVFNIITDLVYSLADPRIKKGAA from the coding sequence ATGGTTTACGCTCGGTTAATTGCCATGCGGCTTTTTAAAGCCGTTATCGTTCTGTTTTTGATCGTTATTTTCAATTTTCTTCTGATTCAAATGGCCCCCGGCGACCCGGCGGCTATTTTGGCTGGGCAAGCGGGCGCTGCCGATCAGGAGTTCCTCAACCAGTTGCGCGAGCGATTCGGCCTTGATCAGCCAATGTACGTGCAGCTGTGGCGCTATGTATCGGGTATTGCCATGCTCGATTTTGGCTACTCCTACCGGCTGGGCGTCCCAGTGTTTGATCTGATCATGGATCGCTTGCCAGCCACTCTACTGCTCACCGGCACCGCTTTTGTGCTTTCGCTGGTACTGGGCATCGTGGCGGGTTCCATGGCCGCAGCCCGGGTTAAAAAACCTTCCGGCTCAATCATTATGGCGCTGGCACTGGTGTTCTACGCTACCCCGCTGTTCTGGGTGGCGCTGATGTCGGTGGTGGTGTTCTCGGTCTACCTGGGCTGGCTGCCCGCCTACGGGCTTTATACCGTCGGGGCCGATCACACCGGGTTTGCGCTGATGCTCGATGTTGCCCAACACCTGGTGCTCCCGGCAACCACGCTGGCGCTGTTCTTTATGGCGATTTACACCCGTATGACGCGTACTTCAATGCTGGATGCCGCCCAGCAGGATTACGTCAAAACCGCCCGCGCCAAAGGCTTGAAGCCCAGCATTATCCAGCGTCGTCATGTGCTGCGTAACGCGCTACTGCCAATTATTACCCTGGCAGGTCTGCAAGCGGGGCAGATGGTCGGCGGGGCCATTCTGACCGAAACCGTGTTTGCCTGGCCGGGCATCGGCCGCTTGATGTTTGAAGCCCTTGAGCAACGTGACTACAACCTGCTGCTGGGTATTTTCTTCTTCTCGGCGGCCTTGGTGATTGTCTTCAACATCATCACCGATTTGGTCTACAGTCTGGCTGATCCACGTATCAAGAAGGGGGCCGCATGA
- a CDS encoding histone deacetylase family protein: MKTFFHADQLLHQPQTYFSRGKMRIPQEVPERATQLLAAAKRLGFDVQAPIEYGVAPLRAVHSLAYLRFLESAHRRWHALGEDWGEEVISNIFVRSPNALRGILAEAGRYLADGSAPVGQNTWQAAYWSAQSAVAGAEALLAGERFAYALSRPPGHHAGIDSAGGFCFLNNAAIAAQHLTSRYPRIVVLDPDMHHGQGIQEIFYQRDDVLYISIHGDTTNFYPAVTGFEDERGQGAGLGYNLNLPMPHGSEEAVFFDRMEEACQAIRLFEPDAIVLALGFDIYERDPQAKVSVSTPGFGELGRRVAGLNVPTLVVQEGGYYLEGLEANAVSFFEGLLTNR, from the coding sequence ATGAAGACGTTCTTCCACGCTGACCAACTGCTTCATCAGCCGCAAACCTACTTCTCACGCGGGAAGATGCGCATTCCCCAGGAAGTGCCTGAGCGCGCCACTCAGCTGCTAGCGGCCGCCAAGCGGCTTGGTTTCGATGTGCAGGCACCCATCGAGTATGGCGTGGCGCCGCTAAGGGCGGTGCATTCGCTGGCTTATCTGCGCTTTCTGGAAAGTGCCCATCGGCGCTGGCATGCCCTTGGGGAAGATTGGGGGGAAGAGGTTATCTCCAATATCTTCGTACGTTCGCCCAACGCCCTGCGCGGCATATTGGCGGAAGCCGGGCGCTACCTGGCCGACGGTAGTGCGCCCGTGGGCCAGAATACCTGGCAAGCCGCTTATTGGTCGGCGCAAAGCGCGGTCGCCGGGGCTGAGGCTCTGTTAGCCGGGGAGCGATTTGCCTATGCATTATCGCGCCCGCCGGGCCATCACGCGGGCATCGACTCCGCCGGTGGCTTTTGCTTTCTCAATAATGCCGCCATTGCCGCGCAGCACCTCACCTCGCGCTATCCGCGCATCGTGGTGTTAGACCCCGATATGCATCACGGGCAGGGGATTCAGGAGATTTTCTACCAGCGCGACGACGTGCTGTATATCTCGATCCATGGTGATACCACCAACTTTTACCCGGCGGTAACCGGCTTTGAAGACGAGCGCGGGCAGGGCGCTGGGCTGGGCTATAACCTCAACCTGCCAATGCCCCACGGCTCAGAAGAAGCGGTGTTCTTTGACCGCATGGAGGAAGCCTGCCAGGCCATCCGCCTATTCGAGCCGGACGCCATCGTGCTGGCGCTGGGGTTTGATATCTACGAGCGCGATCCCCAGGCCAAAGTGTCTGTCTCCACGCCAGGATTTGGTGAGCTGGGCCGCCGGGTCGCGGGCCTCAACGTACCCACGCTGGTGGTCCAGGAAGGCGGCTACTACCTGGAAGGGCTGGAGGCCAATGCAGTGAGTTTCTTTGAGGGGCTGCTAACCAATAGGTAA
- a CDS encoding ABC transporter ATP-binding protein codes for MPITENQSADTVLSIRDLNIALPKGADRALAVEDVSYEVKRGEIMCVVGESGSGKSMAANAVMGLLPKGVNATHGEILFEGQDLLALSEKQHRALRGLKIGMIFQEPMTALNPLMRVGAQIAEVFEAHGQFNAKERQARALELLIEVGIPQPEKAIRAYPFELSGGQRQRVMIAMALALEPILLIADEPTTALDVTTQAQILELIRDLQQRRGMSVMFITHDFGVVAEIATRVCVMRHGKIVELGDAKPVLENPQDAYTQALIAAIPSNAVPPHRETSQVAPLLEIKQLNKVFRSRGGWLKPAREVHALNDVSLTLARGETVGIVGESGSGKSTLGRCVVRLEHPDSGELLLDGVNLSQLKGDALRRERHRVQMIFQDPYASLNPRTKVGMAIAQGPIANGTPKAAALKQAGELLDMVGLGASAVERFPHEFSGGQRQRIGIARALALNPELIVADEAVSALDVSIQAQVLELLEELKQRLSLSLLFITHDLRVAAHICDRIVVMQHGRIVEQGSAEQIFLAPKETYTQDLLKAIPGREAPVAATA; via the coding sequence ATGCCTATTACAGAGAATCAATCGGCTGACACCGTCCTCAGCATTCGCGACCTGAACATTGCGCTTCCTAAAGGGGCGGATCGCGCCCTGGCGGTGGAGGACGTTAGCTACGAGGTTAAGCGCGGGGAGATCATGTGCGTGGTGGGCGAGTCCGGTTCCGGCAAATCGATGGCCGCCAACGCCGTGATGGGGCTGCTGCCCAAGGGCGTGAACGCCACCCATGGCGAGATACTCTTTGAAGGGCAGGATCTACTTGCCCTGTCGGAAAAACAGCACCGCGCCCTGCGCGGGCTAAAAATTGGCATGATCTTTCAGGAGCCGATGACCGCCCTCAATCCGCTGATGCGGGTAGGCGCGCAAATTGCCGAGGTGTTCGAGGCCCACGGCCAGTTCAACGCCAAAGAGCGCCAGGCCCGCGCCCTGGAACTGCTGATCGAAGTGGGCATTCCCCAGCCTGAAAAGGCCATTCGCGCCTATCCGTTTGAGCTTTCCGGTGGCCAGCGCCAGCGGGTCATGATCGCCATGGCGCTAGCGTTAGAGCCCATTTTGTTGATTGCCGACGAGCCCACTACGGCGCTGGATGTAACGACACAGGCGCAGATTCTGGAGCTTATTCGGGACCTTCAGCAGCGGCGCGGCATGTCGGTGATGTTTATCACCCACGACTTTGGCGTGGTAGCCGAAATTGCCACCCGCGTCTGCGTCATGCGCCACGGCAAGATCGTCGAGCTGGGTGACGCCAAGCCGGTGCTTGAGAACCCGCAAGACGCCTATACCCAAGCGCTGATTGCCGCGATTCCCAGTAATGCGGTGCCGCCCCACAGGGAGACCAGCCAAGTCGCCCCGCTGTTGGAAATCAAGCAGCTCAATAAGGTCTTTCGCTCTCGGGGCGGCTGGCTCAAACCTGCTCGCGAAGTGCATGCGCTTAACGATGTTTCGCTCACCCTGGCGCGTGGAGAAACCGTGGGCATCGTAGGCGAATCCGGCTCGGGCAAGTCCACCCTCGGACGCTGCGTGGTGCGCTTGGAGCACCCGGACAGCGGCGAGCTGCTGCTGGATGGGGTGAATCTTTCCCAGCTAAAAGGCGATGCGCTACGCCGGGAACGCCACCGGGTGCAGATGATATTCCAGGACCCTTACGCCTCGCTCAACCCACGCACCAAAGTGGGCATGGCGATAGCCCAGGGGCCAATTGCCAACGGCACGCCCAAAGCAGCGGCGCTTAAACAGGCAGGTGAGCTGCTGGATATGGTGGGCTTGGGCGCCAGCGCCGTGGAGCGTTTCCCCCACGAATTTTCCGGCGGCCAGCGTCAGCGTATCGGCATTGCCCGGGCGCTGGCGCTCAACCCCGAGCTGATCGTTGCAGATGAAGCTGTTTCAGCGTTGGATGTGTCGATTCAGGCCCAGGTACTGGAACTACTGGAGGAGCTAAAACAGCGGCTGTCGCTTTCGCTGCTGTTCATCACCCACGACCTGCGTGTCGCCGCGCATATTTGTGACCGCATCGTGGTGATGCAGCATGGCCGCATTGTCGAACAAGGCAGCGCCGAGCAAATTTTCCTCGCTCCAAAAGAGACGTATACCCAGGACCTGCTCAAGGCGATTCCCGGCCGCGAAGCGCCCGTGGCAGCGACAGCGTGA
- a CDS encoding ABC transporter permease, translated as MSFFARFAQNRGALVGLIILLVIIAMAILAPLLFPESPWRMVQRPFLPPLSQDGFPLGTDTMGRNVASGLMHGAWVSLLIGLVSTSVALLIGVPLGAIAGYYGGIIDDVLMRFTEFFQTIPNFALAIVLVAIMQPSITSIVLAIAIVSWPPVARLVRAEFMSLRNREYVEAARLVGQSNTTIILRQILPNTLSPIIVLASLMVATAILLESALSFLGLGDPNVMSWGYMIGAARTVIRQAWWLSFFPGVAILLTVLALNLVGEGLDDALNPKLSRER; from the coding sequence ATGAGCTTTTTCGCACGCTTCGCGCAAAACCGTGGTGCCCTCGTCGGCCTGATCATCCTGCTGGTGATTATCGCCATGGCGATACTGGCCCCACTGCTATTTCCTGAGTCGCCCTGGCGCATGGTTCAGCGGCCGTTTTTGCCACCGCTCTCCCAGGATGGCTTCCCCCTGGGCACCGACACCATGGGCCGCAACGTGGCATCCGGCTTGATGCACGGCGCCTGGGTATCGCTGTTGATCGGGCTGGTCTCCACCAGCGTGGCCCTGCTGATTGGCGTTCCCTTGGGGGCGATTGCAGGCTACTACGGCGGCATCATTGATGACGTACTGATGCGCTTTACCGAGTTCTTCCAGACCATCCCCAATTTTGCCCTGGCGATCGTGCTGGTGGCGATTATGCAGCCCAGTATCACTTCGATTGTACTGGCGATTGCGATTGTCAGTTGGCCGCCGGTAGCCCGTTTAGTGCGCGCCGAATTTATGTCGCTGCGCAACCGTGAATATGTGGAAGCGGCGCGTCTGGTCGGCCAGTCCAACACCACGATCATTCTGCGTCAGATTCTGCCCAATACGCTGTCGCCGATTATCGTACTGGCCTCGCTGATGGTCGCCACCGCGATTTTGCTGGAATCGGCGCTGTCGTTTCTGGGTTTGGGCGATCCTAACGTGATGTCCTGGGGCTATATGATCGGCGCAGCGCGCACGGTGATTCGCCAGGCGTGGTGGCTAAGCTTCTTCCCTGGCGTGGCGATTCTGCTCACCGTACTGGCGTTAAACCTGGTGGGTGAAGGGCTAGACGATGCCTTGAACCCCAAACTATCCCGTGAGCGCTAA
- a CDS encoding ABC transporter substrate-binding protein, translating into MKKPLALAISAAALAFTSAALADDPKEGGVVNTIIQPEPPGLVLGMVQNAPTRTVAGNIYEGLLRYTTDLEPMPQLAESWDVSDDGRTYTFHLREGVTWHDGEPFTADDVVFSADVFHRELNPSARAVLQHVESIEATDDHTVVFTLKQPFGPFLLSFEAGTFTMVPEHLYAGTDFRNNEHNDHPIGTGPFKFDNWERGTVIELVKNEEYYEDGLPYLDGVNWHVIPDGASRAVAFENGTIDVLPSGTVENFDIPRLAEMDNVCMTEEGHEYFSPFAMLWMNNREGPTADKRFRQAVMYAMDREFAKNVLWNGLGNVPLSAFGSNARFQNDDLEPYDYNPDRARELLDEMGYDGEEITILPLPYGETWTRWAEAVQQNLREVGINVETQATDVGGWNQRLGDWDYDLAFTYLYQYGDPALGISRTYLSDNIAKGSPWNNVEGYENERVDELFNEAATAFPDAEREKLYGEVQEILHEDVPVGWLMELGFPTLYRCDVQNLVTSGVGVNDGFKDAWLDR; encoded by the coding sequence ATGAAGAAACCTTTAGCGTTGGCTATTTCCGCTGCAGCACTCGCTTTTACCTCCGCCGCCCTGGCCGATGACCCCAAAGAGGGTGGAGTGGTTAACACCATTATCCAGCCGGAACCGCCCGGCCTGGTGCTGGGCATGGTTCAGAACGCACCCACCCGCACTGTAGCGGGCAATATTTACGAAGGCCTGTTGCGCTATACCACCGACCTTGAACCCATGCCACAACTTGCAGAGTCGTGGGACGTTAGTGACGATGGCCGTACCTACACCTTCCATCTGCGTGAAGGCGTTACCTGGCACGATGGCGAGCCCTTTACCGCCGACGATGTGGTGTTCTCCGCCGATGTGTTCCACCGCGAGTTGAACCCCAGCGCCCGGGCGGTGCTGCAGCACGTGGAAAGTATCGAAGCCACCGATGACCATACTGTGGTGTTTACCCTGAAGCAGCCCTTCGGTCCTTTCCTGCTCTCCTTTGAAGCGGGCACCTTCACCATGGTGCCTGAGCACCTGTATGCGGGTACCGATTTCCGCAATAACGAGCACAACGACCACCCTATTGGCACCGGCCCGTTCAAGTTCGACAACTGGGAACGCGGCACCGTCATCGAGCTGGTCAAGAACGAGGAGTACTACGAAGACGGCCTGCCCTATCTGGACGGTGTTAACTGGCACGTCATCCCCGACGGTGCCTCCCGCGCAGTGGCGTTCGAGAACGGCACCATTGATGTATTGCCCAGCGGTACCGTCGAAAACTTCGATATTCCCCGCCTGGCCGAGATGGATAACGTTTGTATGACTGAAGAGGGCCATGAGTACTTCAGCCCCTTCGCCATGCTGTGGATGAACAACCGCGAAGGCCCCACGGCGGATAAACGTTTCCGTCAGGCGGTGATGTACGCCATGGACCGCGAGTTCGCCAAAAATGTACTCTGGAACGGCCTGGGCAATGTCCCGCTCTCCGCCTTTGGCTCCAATGCGCGTTTCCAGAACGATGATCTGGAGCCCTACGATTACAATCCAGACCGCGCCCGCGAGTTGCTGGATGAAATGGGCTACGACGGTGAAGAGATCACCATTCTGCCGCTGCCCTATGGGGAAACCTGGACGCGCTGGGCCGAAGCCGTGCAGCAAAACCTGCGCGAAGTGGGCATTAACGTAGAAACCCAGGCCACCGACGTGGGCGGCTGGAACCAGCGCCTGGGCGATTGGGATTACGACCTCGCCTTTACTTACCTTTACCAGTACGGCGACCCGGCGCTGGGTATTTCACGCACCTACCTTTCCGACAATATTGCCAAGGGCTCGCCCTGGAATAACGTGGAAGGCTACGAAAACGAGCGTGTCGACGAGCTGTTTAACGAAGCCGCCACGGCATTCCCCGATGCAGAGCGCGAAAAACTCTATGGTGAAGTGCAGGAAATCCTGCACGAAGACGTGCCCGTTGGCTGGCTGATGGAGCTGGGCTTCCCGACGCTCTACCGCTGCGATGTGCAAAACCTAGTCACCTCCGGCGTAGGGGTTAACGACGGCTTTAAAGATGCCTGGCTAGACCGCTAG